tgtgttaatttatcaaaattattttcatgtattttcactctctctctctctctctctattttgtttACAATAATATGTATTCTCTTAAATTATTCTGTCAAAATacatgaaaataatataaatttaaactaCAATTCTTCATGCCACTATAATTATAATTTCGGTGGGATTAGAGTGTGAAATCGTCTTTAAAATGTAATTAGGCGTTTAATAAAATTGCAGTTTGACTTTTATAATCGTGCAATCTTAAAACCGTcgttttttttcaaatgcaatctaAAACCGAAGACTTTTCActattttcgtttaaaaataatacatatGACTCATTTGATTCCATGTGGGTATTATTTGGAGGCAATATAatggaaaaattttcaatagATGTTGAAAGGAATATGATGCCATTTCTATTCACACCATAACACGACGAAAGAGCTCCCCTCCGCCCTAGTGGAAATATAATTCAACTGAGATTTAGTGGGTCCCAAGAACCCAAGCCGCCTCCTCCCCACCCTCGAACCGATCCAACGGCCCTGATTTATCTAATCGGGGGTCGCTTACACCGATCTACAACTAATTTGACTGGAGGGAATAAAATGTGTGACAAAAGTCATCCAAAGTTGCTATATTTTTTTGCTGACGTGTCCCGCACTAGCACATGCGGTCCACGTCAAGAGGCACGTGACATCATCGGCTTAGGCAAGGCTTGGGCGGGgtattttaaagaaaacataaaaaattgttGCGATTTTGATCGGACGGCTGTGGTTAGATTCCTTGCTTGGTTGGGTAGAGAATGAGTTGGCCATGCGCATTTTTTTGCGGCGGGGCCCACGGGCCGACCCCACAAAGCCCACCCCCACCGCCCCACCCACTATCTCTAATCGCATGCCTTTCTTGGTGTGAGCGATGGTGCTTTTTGATGGGCCCCCACCCCGCCCGGAGAAGATGCCCCACATCTGACGGCTTCTGATCGCCGCCAATTCAGCCCTGCAGTGCAGATCCACCTTCCATTCTATATAGGATACTGCTAGATTCACTAATGATACACTAGGAGTATTTGTACTTCGTATGTTGCAATGGTGTACTCAAAAAACAATGCTTCTTCATAGTGGGGCCCGGGCTTAAAGTAGTCCCGACAAGACCCATTGGGCGGATGACACTGTAGGTGGTCCAAGCCCAATCAAGCACCTGGGGAGTCCACCGTCTAGATATCGGTTAATTCCATGAGAGTTGGTTTACTTCCTTAACACGAAATCTATGAAGTCTAGCATAGAGGTCTAACAACCCTACTCCAATTACTTCTTACATTTTTAGTAGAATATCGGTCAGCGCATTACACTTTGATACATGCGTCATTTTCTTACCTCCCTACAACAATAGTAAGTAGCATTTAATTTGATGTCAATGCCTCACCATAACCGACGGAAAGCAAAACATGACATAAGATGTAATTTGTCAAAGTTAATGACCAAACATTCATCTAGTTAAAAGCATTGCCTACTAATAGGGAGACACTAGGGCAAGAGTCAAGCCCAATGCAATGCAACTAGTGCACAcgaatttaagaaaataagcTATTAAGACTTAAGAGGTATGAAGCGTCTATCACCACACAATAATCTTTTAAGTTTATTACTCTTATTTTCTAAAAGAATATTAACTTTAGTATCAGAGTATTATCCCGTTGGCTCGCCAGATGAGATCACTCGtatctatttttttcttattgtagGTTTCGTTAGCTTGGAGTAGGTTGTCCGATCAACTGATACGTCATGCCAGATTGAATGGAGTTCAAGTGATAATAAGAATATTAATAAATGTCTTGTATATATAGTAAGTAATTTCTCTTGaagtcattttaaattttaccTTGTATTTTTACATGAAATTAACACTCAACACAAATTCTAAACACTTAAAACATTCACAActacattgatttttgaaatttaatatcCAAATTTGAGTTTTGAGTTTGAAATTTAGGTCCAAATTTGATTTCGAAAATAATTGAAAggatatataaattaataacaatattGATTaagatggaattttttttttttttaaagattagtGATTTAGACGTAATGTCAAGTAAGTGTATTATGATCCTATCTTTAATTATGTGATAGCAAAGTTGTGGCTTGGTGGTTTTGGGAGGCAATCATAACATCATGGTCTATTCTAAATTGTCCGTACATgctcttagtttttttttaataatttttttatggacaaaattttcttttaaattggctGAAGAAAAATTTCCTAGCTAACTCAGTCTATCAATCGAGATTCATCTTTAAAGCACATGATTCTTACATACACATGAGAATCACGCGTTATTAAAATAGatatcagtttaataaactaaatttgaaaaaaattattcgtCTCAACTTGGATTCAAACTAAAAATCCCTTAAATATGTTTGGCGTGTTATATCTAAACACTCATCAACTGTTATGTGAATGATTTTACAAACATGTATTAGAATTGAGTAGGCTACTGTGGATATCTGCTGTGAAAGTGTAGTGATATATTACGATATTTATGTCCCACATAAATTAAATCTAATCttaataatatgtatataagcttttaAGCACCATTCTCTTACCATCAGATTTTCAAAggtaaataaattttgtatCATCaactatttctctctttttgttctaaacgatcaaaattattttcactccTCCATGTTTTATCAACACcttttctaattaaaaacaaaaacatttctcagaatacattaacaatttttttttttttttttttttgtcgagTTTGGGACATGATTGATTGAGTGAAGCAATAGATGCTCTCCACGTGGGCCTAATAATATTATAAGGGCCTGGGGAGAGCATGCGATTACGTATGCTAATGATATGAGAGCAATTTTGGTTTAGAAAGATACCCACGTGGGACCTCTATAATTGATGGATAGAGGGCCCCATTTTCATCAATCACGGCCATGATTACAATCTGAAACCGATCCTATCAGGACCGTTCAATCATTCTGCTTAAAAGACGTGACTGCATAGTGCACATGCCATGATGGATCAAGGACACCAGCTATAACCCCCCTCCAATTTGTGTACCCAAGTGATCACAAGTGACAAAAACGGCACTGCATGTGAGCATTGAGCGTCTGTTCCTTTTTGGCTTTTGGAAGGACTACTTTCTCGTTTTtctatttgagcatgattataGTTAAAATTACTAGTTGGAAATCAACACTAGGAAGAGCTTCGATGACGAAAAACCGAAAACGCTCATTCAAGTTCGATTGAATTTTGAAAGATgtattttgtttggtaatgacTATCACCGAACCCCATAACCAAAAAGTTATTGTGCTAGCTCTACGGGTTTGGTTTGAATTCAATTTCGGTTAGAActaaatcttttaagattaGAACATGCGTGTGTTTTGTAACCAAACACAAATGACGTgtgtttcaattttgacaagTCCAACTCTAACAGGAACTGAACCCTAGCTATGAACTCAAACGGAGGGGTGCCATTGAGTTGATTTGAGATAAATTTGGCATTAACTGCTTTTAATGGCGCTTTGGCAGTTCAAACAACTCTATCAAACAATCTTCCATTTTATAAACATGTTTGAGACAAAAAGCATTcctttttaataataatgaaagagaAGAGTTTGGATTATGTCGAGTGTCAATTGCAACTAGACACGTATACGGAACACATATCATATACAATCTTAACAGATCGATCGAGTCCGATCCAACTAAAACTGAACCCAAGCCAAAGCTGAAGATCAAGTGATAGATGGCATATTTCACCTAGAGATGCAACCGGCCAGAATATCAGTACTATATTTACCTACGGTATATACAAATATAGGTCGGGTAGCTAGCAGTTGTTTTATGTGTTGTTTCTGTAGTTTAATATAAAGGGTTTTTGTCGTCAAGTTGTTTCACATTTTCAGCCCAGGAAGGTGTTGGGATatgcaaatttttctttttctgttttggtgttTCCCTTAGATGTGACTGGGAAAGAGACTCCTTTCTAATGTGGTGATTAGGATAAACACCCGTGAGCAAATTCGTGATTACAAAAGAGATTTGGGAGagttaattaagttaattaaaaCATCATGTCTATGACTGTGACAATAACATTAACGTTGTTAATTATTCCCATCTGTTTTTCCTAAGAAGCTAGCAAGACCGACCTGCAGCTAATATATTATATGCTGCATGGCCACAACTATAGCTAGTGtgataattgattgcttggctgcCACCATTTGCTTTACAAAGCTGATGTTAAGGAGTCCCTTTTCATGATGAAAGATATACGTTTTGTCAATTCATGTTTGTGGGGGATTGGAAATTTGGTTGAGTCGAGTCATCTTCCATGCCACTCTCTTTATGCCtacgttttttttattttttattttttaaatttgtaccATGCATGTCTCTTTTTCATAAGACAAACTGTCTcggtttgttaatgctttttatatgatgtttttctttttctttttaacttcatttttgtttgaaaatgtattttgaggtgacataaaagtaaaagtataattttgaatgttttaggttgtttgttaatgttaggtgttatcaaacaaaaaagtGTTTACGAGTATTAAGCCTTGCATTAGTTTATTTTAAGTGATTATAGGAGTTCCAATATATAACTACAAcgtaattaatgttttttaagtGATAGGGCAAATACAGCTaataccttatatatatatatatatatatatatatatatattttgcatagTACCTCTTATTggtattattaattttttttaaaaaaattaattaattaattaatgtatttGTTAAGGACAAAATAATGGGTTGAAGAATTCTGCTAATTATGAACATTAGTTCAAATACATGCGGAAATTATGAACCTAAAAGCATGCTAATTTGTCCTTTCTCATGTCCACAACATGGCATGCAAATAAAGGTATATACCCATTAATTAGCCATTCCTCATATCCGTTGATGATGCATGGcctatctcatatatatatgatgcatgcATGGATGAATGAATTAAAGTTCAATTCCTTATCTTCAAATTAAAGCTGCTATAGCTAGCTTGCAGCAAAAGTTATTGACCATatggtaaaaaataatttgggcgATTTGTCACCCTCTTGCATTAATTTCTCACACCCTACTGGGCTCCCACTATGTCTATGAGTATAGCATAGCTATAATTTTGTGGATCCTGAGTCACTTTGCATGCCTCCATGCATAAAGGGTTTGTACTGATAGTCACATTATTGGAGTTTGGTTGTCTCAACTAAAGCATTTAAAGGATGAGAGCTATAGCCATAGCCATCTTTAGAGTTGTCTACCTTGCTAGCtaattccttatatatatatatatggaaaaaaatcttttcctttgttaatatttttgtttttttaccattttttttttcaaaataaaaatataaacaaataatttaaatacaaaacaatacttatataaatatacaaaaacaattttcatatttatgtcaCGGTacaatacttttttaaaattaaaaacaaaaaatacctctcaaaatatattaacaaacatagAGTTACGAGTTCGTCTAATAATGctctttaggttttttttttgcttttgttttttttttaaaaaaaaaaaaattaaaaaataacttcaagcataaaatactcaaaaacacttaaaactatttttatctttatattacgtcaaaacactttttaaattaaaaaacaaaaagcaccaCTCAAATATATGGTACTATGATTAGCTTACAAAATGACATAGCAAGCCACAATTTATAAGATGATTAACTAAAAAATCTCATTTGTTCGTTTAATTAGTTAGTAGTTAACTTGTACGTCTATTAtacatttttaatcatttaactaattATAGACTGTAATTTCAGtttataattaagaaaattattataaaagttATAGCATCTTAAGCattttttgacataaaaaaatgTGACATGAACTGACGTGGCAATTTATAAGAGACTtacaataaaaattacaaaataataattctaaaaTCCAATCTTCGAAGCATATTAATAGTAACCCATAAAGACATCATGCACTTTACTATACTAAAACAAGtcaattattttcttcataCGATTTTTTTCGTCTTTTTGGTTTCGTTTTAATTCCAGGAACAAGTTAAATCAAAACACAGTTTCTGGAACCAAAGTGGACAAAAACCTCACAAATCTGGCTGcctgaaaaaaaattatggaagaaATCTGATCACTTTCCCTTTACTTTTCTGGTCAGAGAGGTTTTAAGCCACCACTACCACAAGATCAAAatgtacgtatatatatatctacagTCCCACCCAcgaaatttcatatatatatatatatatatgaaatttcgTGGGtgggactatatatatatatatatatatatataagattattAACAGATACTCCCACCCAGAACTGTGAATTAAAATATTCACAAATGAGaagaatataattatatatagtatttctctGTGTCTCCCTCATATGTACACAGCACATAAAGCAAGGGTGAAGGGTGCTACATACAAAGTACGTCCACCAGTCAGTCTAAACATTCCTTTTTCCTGCTTTTAAaaccagtttgaagaaaaagaggTCATTTTACTCTCTTTGAAGACACCATTTTTGCATCAACCGCTTTCAGTTGCATCCATGGACACTCAATGGCCACAGGTAGCTAGACAGAGAGATCCATGATCACTTGGTCTTTGTGTTGTTGATTCTGTATGAGactatgatgtttttttttgttttttgttttttgtttttttttttcctctttttctttctttctttctgggTCTGGcttttcatttaattgtttgtttCTCTTGTTTATTGGGCACTTTTTGGGTAAAAAAGTATGATGGTGTTCATGGCTAGTGTGCCTAGTGCAAGTCCCCACCTAATTGGATTTAGTTCTTATCAGTTCTTCAAACATATTTCactttatctttctcttttgcttatatgataaaggaaaagaaaccctttttttttttttttcttttctttttaagtctAAAGGCAGCAGCTAACTTGTTTTGATCTTCTTTGTTTGATCTTGACGAAGTTATGGTTGatttccttttgtgatttggccTTTTTTTAGGAGATTGTGGTGAAACCAATAGAAGAGATAGTCACAAACACTTGTCCAAAGCCTGCAGCTTTAGAGAGGAAAGCAAGGCCTCAGAAAGAACAAGCTATAAACTGTCCAAGGTGCAATTCAACAAACACCAAATTCTGCTACTACAACAACTACAGCCTCACACAGCCAAGATATTTCTGCAAAACATGTAGAAGGTATTGGACTGAAGGTGGATCTCTCAGAAACATTCCTGTTGGGGGAGGCTCAAGGAAGAACAagagatcatcatcatcatcatcttcttcttcttcctcttcaaaaaAGCTTCCTGATCTTAAGATCCATGAGGGTACTCAAGATCTCAATTTGGCTTTCCCAGCCACTCAAGATTTCAGAAACAAGCAGAACCAAATTCCTGCTACTTCTTCTACAACTACAACTACTACTACCTCTACATCTCAGCTTTCAGCTTTGGAGCTTCTCACAGGGATAACCTCAAGGAATTTCAATTCTTTCATGCCTATGCCAGTTCCTGCAGATCCAACCACAGTTTACACATCTGGGTTTCCCTTGCAGGATTTCAAGCCATCCTTGAATTTCTCTCTGGATGGGCTAGGGAGTGGATATGGGAGTTTCCAGAGTGTTGTTCAAGAGAATAGTGGGAGGCTTTTATTTCCATTTGAAGATTTGAAACAAGTCTCAAGCACTACAAGCGGTATTGAGCAAAGCAAAGAGCAAGGAGATTCATCTGGGTATTGGACTGGAATGTTAGGTGGAGGATCATGGTAAAGAAGATGAAAGATAATCTgggtttatgttttttttttttttttccttttcttttttcaattatgGGTTTTTAGGCTGTGGGTTACTTGTTTGGATTTCTTCATAACTAACAGATCATAGGATACATGGGTTTCTTTCTCCTTTggctttttctattttccttctaATCATCTTGTTTACTCTTTGAGCATGGTGGGAATTTTGAAGCTTATTTTAGGTTGGCTTCACGAAAGGATGATATGATTTGAGATACTTTGTAAGGATAGAAGAAGAGATATCAAGACATGCCCagaatttttttagggttaacaAGTAGAGAAGGGAAAATGCACCATGCCCTTTATTTCATGTAATTTCTTCAAGAGCAGAAGGGCATATATATCTCACTATTGTGTCACATTAATTGGCTTGGGACAAAAAACAGAATGTATAATGTGCAAgtttttcatccaaaaaattatgtaaatttGCAAGTCTGTAAGGAGGTTCttgaatgaaaaaagaaaaaagaaaacagcctctgtttatatatatatatatatatatagtacttatAATTTTGCAGTGGTTGCTTTGCATTCTTTCCATATATCTTTAtcttcctctatatatatatatatatatatatatattctgcttTCTTGCTGTCTGTAAACAGGCTTTAAAGTGTGATTAGCGCATAGATTCTTCATTCTTCCAATCATCGAAGCAAATCTCCATGGAAGATATTGAGTAGCCAGGTGAGAAATCTGATCCCTCCCACATGACATTCTAAACAACTCTGCAGAAAGCAGCTCAACCTTAACGTTAGTTTAGAACCACTAAACCTGCCTCAACCGAAAGCCTCACCTACTGATTTCTATATCTAAACAGTTTTGAAGACTCCCTCACATTGCCACCACCTTTACTATACGAAAGTCATTGCTTCCATGCCACAACTtcccttccattttttttttttctttttctcattgaAATATTGAGAAAGATCTGACAAAGCCTTCTCTCTCTGGTCCTAGAAGGGACCCACAAACATTCCCCTTGGCAAGTGTGCTAAAGAATAATACACCCCACTAAGCTGATGATATCCATCCAGATCTAAACCATcc
This genomic interval from Corylus avellana chromosome ca3, CavTom2PMs-1.0 contains the following:
- the LOC132175133 gene encoding dof zinc finger protein DOF4.6 produces the protein MDTQWPQEIVVKPIEEIVTNTCPKPAALERKARPQKEQAINCPRCNSTNTKFCYYNNYSLTQPRYFCKTCRRYWTEGGSLRNIPVGGGSRKNKRSSSSSSSSSSSSKKLPDLKIHEGTQDLNLAFPATQDFRNKQNQIPATSSTTTTTTTSTSQLSALELLTGITSRNFNSFMPMPVPADPTTVYTSGFPLQDFKPSLNFSLDGLGSGYGSFQSVVQENSGRLLFPFEDLKQVSSTTSGIEQSKEQGDSSGYWTGMLGGGSW